TCATCTTCCCGCTCCTTTCGGCACAAAAAACGTTCCGGCGCTTTCCGAACCACCCTCCAGCAGCAGGCCGATGCGTTCCGGATGGCGCCCATGCATCATGTAAGTGCCTATGCCCGCATTCACGGCCTCCCGCACGGCCTGGAGCTTGGCGCTCATGCCGCCCATGGAAAAACGTCCACGGTCGTCCTCCGCAAACGCCAGGACGGCGTCCACATCCTCCACCCGGGGAATGATGGCGTCACGGCTGCCGCCGGGGGGATACAGGCCGTCCACGCTCGTCAGGATGAACAGGGCGTCCGCCCCCACCATGCGCGCCATGTGGACGGAAAGAATGTCGTTATCCCCAAACTTCAGCTCTTCCACGGAAACGGTGTCATTTTCATTCACGATCGGGATAATCCTGCCGTGCTCAAACAGGCGCATCAGCGTGGCCTGCACGTTGGGGCGGCGGCGTTTCAAATCCTCTGCCGTCAGCAAAAGCTGGGCCACGTCCACATCAAAATGGCTGAAAAGATTCTCATACGTCTGCATCAGCCGCGTCTGCCCCACCGCCGCGCAGGCCTGCTTCAATGACAACTCCTGCGGATAAGACGGCAGCCCCAGCACGGACACTCCGGAACCGACGGCGCCGGAACTCACCAGAACCACCTGGTGCCCCTGCTGCATCAGGTCCGCCAGGGCGCTCACCAGATGCACGATGGAAGAACCGTCCAATGTCCCGTTTTCACGGGTCAGCACGCCCGTCCCTACCTTCACTACGATTTTCATACGTCTGCCCCCTATTATACATCACACGCCGTTCCCGCGGGAAGGAGAAAGCACGTTCTTCCCGGCCAAAGTCCCATCCGCACGGCGGTGCCGTCCCTTCCCTGAAAAACGGCTGCCGCATGGCTCAGGAATCAGGAACGGTTTCCCTCCATCAAAAAAACCTTGCGAATCCCGCCCTCTCTTTCCCCCGGGAGGTTTCATTCAAAATAACTTTTGAGTAACAAAGACTTCCGGCAAAAGACAACCGTTGACACGACCACATGCAGGGAGCATGGTGGAA
This DNA window, taken from Akkermansia muciniphila, encodes the following:
- the proB gene encoding glutamate 5-kinase; translated protein: MKIVVKVGTGVLTRENGTLDGSSIVHLVSALADLMQQGHQVVLVSSGAVGSGVSVLGLPSYPQELSLKQACAAVGQTRLMQTYENLFSHFDVDVAQLLLTAEDLKRRRPNVQATLMRLFEHGRIIPIVNENDTVSVEELKFGDNDILSVHMARMVGADALFILTSVDGLYPPGGSRDAIIPRVEDVDAVLAFAEDDRGRFSMGGMSAKLQAVREAVNAGIGTYMMHGRHPERIGLLLEGGSESAGTFFVPKGAGR